The Patescibacteria group bacterium sequence TTTTAAGTGTTGCTTAAAATTATTTAACGGGGTAAACTAAACCCAGCACCTTTTTTAAAAAAGGTGCTGGGTGAATAACGTAATTAATACCCAATAAAATGACAAATATAGAAAAAAACGATCCACAAATTGCCAAAATACTTCAACAAGAATTGAGACGCCAAAGACAGGGTGCTGAGATGATTGCCTCGGAAAATTTTGTCTCGCCTGCTGTACTAGAAGCCGCTGGTTCAGTCCTGACCAACAAATACTCTGAAGGTTATCCGAATAAAAGATACTATGGTGGCAATGAATTTATAGATCAATCTGAACAACTAGCCATTGATAGAGCCAAAAAATTATTTGGAGCCGAGCACGCCAATGTCCAGCCTCATGCTGGAAGTCCAGCCAATCTAGCAGCTTATTTTGCCTTGACTGATTTGGGTGATACTATTTTAGGATTTTCACTGGCTCACGGCGGACATTTGACCCATGGGCATCCGGTCAATTTTTCCGGCAAATTTTACAATTTTGTCCATTACGGAGTAGACAAAAAAACCGAGTTAATAGATTTTGACGAGGTTACTAAATTGGCCAGAGAACATAAACCAAAAATAATCTTGGCTGGAGCTTCAGCTTATTCTAGAAAAATTGATTTTGACAAATTCAAAAACATTGCTGATGAGGTTGGCGCCTACCTAATGGTAGACATGGCTCATATTGCCGGACTGGTAGCTGTTGGATTACATCCCGATCCAATTCCTTATGCCGATGTAGTGACTACCACCACTCACAAAACATTGCGCGGTCCCAGAGGCGCGATGATACTTTCCAAAATTGAAGACCGACTGCACCCTGATGACAAAAAGAATCTGGCCCAAAAAATTGACTCGGCAGTTTTCCCTGGTATGCAAGGTGGACCCTTGGAACATATCATTGCTGCCAAAGCTGTGGCCTTCAAAGAAGCCTTAGAACCATCTTTTAAAGACTACCAAAGTCAAATACTAAAAAATTGTAAAGTCCTAGAAAATAAATTCCGTGAAGCTGATATCCGCATGGTCTCAGGTGGCACTGACAATCATCTTTTGATGATTGATGTCACCACAGTCGGTCTCAGCGGCAAAGAAGCTGAAACACTTCTTGATAAAATCCATATTTTTACCAACAAAAATATGATACCTTACGACCCGCGGACACCTTTTGATCCGTCAGGCATCAGACTAGGAACCGCTGCTCTTACTACCCGTGGATTAAAAGAAAAAGATATAGAGATAATCTCTGATATTATTATTGACACTCTAAAATCTAAACAAGCCAGAGAGGAAAATAAAACAAAGGTCACGGAATTGATGAAAAAATTTGAGCTTTACCCAGAATTGTAAACCAATTGTCATTACGAACGTAGTGAAGTAATCCAAACTTTTAGATTGCTTCGTCGTTCGCTACGCTCTCTCCTCGCAATGACAAATACGAAAAACTATGGACAAAATAATTGACGGCCAAAAACTGGCAGAAAAAATTAGGCAGGAAATTAAACAAGAAATATGCGCCAAAAAATTGAAGCCCAGTTTGGCAGTGATTTTAGTTGGTTCTGATCCAGCTAGTCAGCTTTATGTATCCAAAAAGAAAAAAGCCTCGCAAGATGTTGGTATTGATTTTCATGAATACCTTTTGGAAGCTGACAGTAGCCAAGAAAAAGTCTTGGAAGTAATAGATTTTTTAAACAAAGACACTAGTGTAGATGCCATACTTGTCCAACTGCCCTTACCAAAACATTTGGATACCGACACAATTATCAAAGCTATTGATCCCAAAAAAGATGTAGATGGTTTTCATCCAGACAATATCAAAGACTTTTTAAATGACAAGGCTTTAATCACGCCTGGATTGCCCTTGGGAGTTTTGAGAATATTGGAGCACACTAATCAAAATCTAGAAAACAAAACAGCTGTCATAGTTTCCAAAAGTACTGTCTTTGCCGGGCCAATGATAAAAATCTTGGAAGATAGAAAAATAAAAGTCCAACAAATAATGCCTGATGACAAAAACCTAGGTGCCAAAACCAGTCAGGCTGATATTCTGATAGTTTCTTGTGGCAAAGCTTTTTTTATAAAAGAAGATATGGTAAAAAATGATTCCATAGTCATAGATATCGGTACAAATAAAATCGACAACAATTATGTTGTCGGTGATGTCGATTATAGTGCGGTGTTTGATAAAGTAAAATTTATCACTCCGGTACCAGGTGGCGTCGGACCAATGACCGTGGCTATGCTACTTTATAATACTGTCAAACTAGCTGAAGCTGGATAAAAAAAGCCCCAACCAGTCTTTACTAAGACTGCTGGGGCTATAGAAGAAGCCTGATGACAAGTATCACCGATGACAAACAAACACTATTTGTCTGTCGCCAGCAAAAAACTCATCATTCTTGGAGCCAATATGCTTGCCCACAAGGAAATTGGTGGATGCAGCATCAGGGTGGATGCAAAAAATGACCAGATCGCCACTAACTCTGAGTTTGACAGGTTCCATAGCCAAGTAAAGCCATTCGTTCCAATGTCCATAATGTTGCAAACGCAATTGGGGACCAAGCTCAAACGGACATAGACCGTAACCCAACTCCAGACCGCGTTGGCAGATGTCGGGGTAGCGCGCGCCATCCTTGAAGCCGAGTTCTGCCACAGTCGGAGCAACAACATTGACCTCCATGGGCTGATCAAGAATCTCAATGTCAGTCTGGTCCAACATAGCACCGCCTACACGATCAACCTTCATGCCTTTTTCAGCAAAGGCTTGATAGAAATCACGACTTGTCTTAAGACCCGTGCCGAGCTTTACTCGACACAATACTGGGGAAAACCCAAAGGCTTTGCGCAAAATAGCACGGAGTTTTTCTGGTTTACTGACGTAGACCTCCATCTCTTGACTGGACATCGTGGGTAAGTTTTCCACGACCACAGCAACAAAAGTCAACACTAGGTTAAAAAGTGACTTCGGCATGGCTGTTCTCCTTTATGAGGCTGGTGTTGGTTTAAGGGACACTAACTATCTAATATATTGACAATTTATAAATTTGTCTATACTATAAAACATAATTGTCATAAAAATACAAAAATTATATAATTTATCAAAATATTATCTAATATTAGTCAATAAAATATCTACATAAAATAATAATATTGTATGAATATAGCTACAACTTTAAAAAATATTGGTTTTGATGATAATAAAGCCAGAGTATATCAGGCTTTATTATCCCTTGGTACTGCACCAGCTGGCGCCATCGCCGCCAAATCTGGCATAGTAAGATCTACTGTCTATAAAATCTTGGAAGAGTTGATTAGTGATGGTTTAGCAGAAAATGTTGAGGGCAAGGTCAAAAAATTTATTGCTCTACATCCAAGCGCCTTAATAAGAATGCTGGAAAATAAAAAAACAGCCACAGAAAATATTCTGCCAGAATTATTAGGAATATTTACCTCTCCAAAATTTAAACCTCGCCTGAAATTTTATGAGGGTCTAGATGGCAAGAAAAAAGTTTTTGCAGATATCTTAACTTTACAAAATGACATTGTCTATACTTTTTCCCCCATCCAAGAAATCCTAACTGTTTTTGGGAAAACCTACAGCAAACATTTTACAGAAAAAAGAGTAAAGAATAAAATTTGGCGCTATGCTTTGCGTTCAATTGAAACAACAGCCGACAAAACCAAAGAGTGGGAATTTTACGGCTCTGATGAAAAACTGATGCGACAAATCCGCTTTTTGCCGCCAAAAATAAAATGCGATACTTTAATTCAAATATACGCTGATAAAATATCAGTCGTTGCCTCACATAATGAAAATTATGCTTTTATTATTGAGAGTAAAGAATTATCAGGCCTTATGAAACAATTATTTTTGTGGCTTTGGAATACAGCTGATAAACCATCACAATAAACTCTTCTGCCAACCACTTATGAGTGCGACCGCCCTATTGGCGATATTTCTACAATAATGTATTTTGCCAAGAACCCATCTTGCCGGCCACTTTGGCAGTTTTTATTTTATCCACATCAAATATTCTGACCGCGTCTCTTAGATGACAGTGCGCTTTTATCTTATTGCCATCAATTCTTTGAATATCAATTTTTCTGATAGTAGTTTTACCTTTGTCATCCATATATTCAATTTCTAATTGATCACCATTTTTCAAGGCAGCTACTATCTTGTCAGGGACTGTCTTACCATTGCCATTGGACCAGCGAGCTACTATTTTTTCTTTGCGCCCAGCATTGGTGTACCAAATATAGCCATGCTCCTTGCCATAATCATAAACTTCTTTGGTTACCTTCACATCATCCAAACAATATTTTATAAGGCTGTCCCAATCACCTTGCCTATAATAAAATATAGCATCCAATCCTGCGCCTGACTTACCATAACCCAAAGTACTCTGAGCAACTGTTTCCAGCTTGAGACGATGCCCAAGAGCAAAGACTACCTCTTCTAAAATGTCCAGGTGCCCGATAGTGCTCAAATTAAAATCCTTGAAATATGGCTGAAGCACTGTAAAATCAAAACTCTTACTATTAAAACCAATAACTAACTCGGTATTTTTGAGTAATTCCAAAAGCTCACCAAATTCCTCTTCTTTGAAAGCCCTGTATCCGTTGCGATTATAAGAATAGACGCCCACCACTGATACGCCCAAAAGATGACGATTGTGCTGACCACCCACTTCATCAAAAGTTTTTTTGGTTTCAAGGTCTAATACGATTTTGTCTTTATTTTCTGACATAATGTTTTATTATTGTCATTGCGAGGAGCGAATAAAATGAGCGACGCGGCAATCTAAAAACTTCTAGATTACTTCGCTGCCGCTCGTAATGACGTGTTAACATTATAACAAATCCTCATATTTTTACCAATCATCTACACTAGGCAAAAAACTACCTTCTTCTGGTGTATATTCTACTCCGTCTTCAGCCGCAAAGGTCACGCTTCTGGCCAAATCATTGTACTGCAAAAGACGACTATCAATATCTACTACAAAAGGGGATGGCTTCATTTGTTTTAATCCGTCATATCTAATCATCGCCAGAGGATAGGTCAAAAACAAATATTTTTCTGCCCTAGTGACAGCTACATAAAATAGACGACGCTCCTCTTCTCTCTCTTCTTCACTGACTGATAAGGGATGAGGAAAAGACTGGTCAGTCATAGACATCACAAATACGGCCGGCCATTCCAGGCCTTTGGCCTGATGGACAGTAGATAGTACTACAGCATTTTGATTTTGTTCTCTATTTTGTTTGGCCGAATAGCTTTCTTGCAGACTTATTTCATTCAAAAATAGTTCCAAAGAATCATACTCAGTGGCAAAAAGAGCCAGCTGCTCCAAATCATCCTGACGATATTTATAATCTGTATATTTACTCATCAAATAAAAACTATACTGATTAATAATAATAGCCAACAGCTTACTGAGATTTTCATCTTTGTGCTGCAATAAGGCCTCAAGAGTGACTATTAATTCGCTCCAGCTCTTAGCAGCTTTACTGGCTATCTCAATTTTAAAATCCAAAATATCTTCCAATTTATCAAGAGCCGATATTTTTTGATAAATAAGTTGGGCTGTCACCGCACCAATACCTTCGTACATATGAAGCACTCTCATCCAGGACACTTCATCACGAAAATTACCCAGCACTTTAAGATATGCCAAGACATCTTTGACGTGAGCTCTTTCAAAAAAACGAAGACCACCTCTCATCTCATAATTTATGCCTCGACGATTGAGCTCCATTTCTAGAGCCCGACTGTGTGACGAGGCACGAAATAAAACAGCTATATCAGATTCTCTCATACCCCTTTCAATCAACTCCTCTATCTTGTCAGCAATATAACTAGCTTCTTGATTGTGACTCATCAAAGCTACTAGTTCTGGCCGGACATGAGCTTCTTTGACCGCTTTTAGATTTTTGGCAAATTGATAATTATTGGCCTTTATAATATCGTTGGCCAGATCCAATATCTCCGGTGTAGATCGATAATTTGTTTCTAGTTTATATATTTTGGTATTACTAAATCTATCCGGAAACTCCAAAATATTTCTGATATCAGCTGCTCGAAAAGAATATATACTCTGAGCATCATCACCGACTGCCAAAATATTTTTGTGTGTTTGAGCCAGATTAAAAATAATTTCAGCCTGAATAGTATTGGTATCCTGATACTCATCTACTAATATATAATCCCACTTGTCTTGAAGTTTTTTTGATACTTCTGGATGTTCGGTCATTGCTTTCCAAAAAATAAGCAAATCATCAAAATCCAAAACATTGGATTCTTTTTTTCGGCGCTGATACTCACCAGCTATTTTTTCAAAAATTTCCAAAAGCGGCATCCACTCGGGAAATTTGGTTTCCAGGGCTTCTTCAATACTGAGTTTACTGTTGGTGGCAAAGCTGATTGTTTCTTTAAATAGACTAGCTGATGGCTTATTTTTTTCTGACATATTAACTAGCATTTCTTTGGATATCATTTTTATCAAACTTTCACTGTCATCACTATCCATTATAGTAAAATTTGGTTCAACTCCTATTGCTTTGCCATATATTCTCAAAAGCCTGTTTGCTACACTGTGGAATGTCCCGCCCCAAAGAGGAAATTTAGCATCTTTTCTTATGCCCAAAAGATGCCTGACTCTAGCTATCATCTCACTGGCTGCTTTATTGGTAAAAGTAAGGAGTAATATCCGAGCCGGATCTACTCCACTATCTACCAGCCAAGCGGCCCGATAGGTCAGGGTTCTAGTTTTGCCACTACCAGCGCCAGCCAAAACTAAATGAGGCCCTTTACCTGAAGTAACGACCTCGTATTGTTCTTTGTTTAGTTCATTTTTGAAATCCAATTGACTCATAGTAGAAGTATTATAACTAATCATTGATTTTTATACAAATCTATGATTTAATGCCCTAGTTATTAAACAAAATTTATGTCTTTTTCCCTAGGAATTGTCGGCCTACCAAATGTCGGCAAATCAACACTATTTCAAGCATTAACCAGAAACAAGGTAGAAGCCAGTAACTACCCTTTTTGTACTATTGATCCCAATGTCGGCGTGGTGGCAGTGCCAGACGAACGACTGGAAAAATTGGCTTTGATGTCAAAATCCGCCAAAATAATTCCCACCACCATTGAATTTGTGGACATTGCCGGACTAGTCAAGGGCGCGTCAGAAGGAGAAGGATTAGGTAACAAGTTTTTGGCTCACATTAGAGAGGTGGACGCCATAGTGCAAGTGGTCCGACGCTTTGAAGACAAAAATGTCACTCATGTCCATGGCAATATTGATCCGGAATATGACAAACAAATAATTAACCTAGAGCTTATTCTAGCCGACCTTGATACAGTGACTAAGACTTATGACAAAGTGGTCTCCAAAATAAAAGGCCCTCATGACAAGCAACTTGACGCAGAAAAAATAGTTTTGGAACGTGTCAAAGAAGTATTAGAAAACAATCAATTGGCTAATACTCTAGAATTTAAACCTGAAGAAAAAAAATTACTACGTGGCTACAATCTTTTGACTACCAAGCCAATTATATACCTATACAATATAGACGAAGTTGATTTGTCCGCCGACTTGGGACTGCCGGAAAACACTATTCCTATTTGCGCCAAAATAGAAGCTGAGCTAGCTGATTTGGAAGCAAACGAAGCCAAAGAGTATCTCAAAGAATTGGGTATTGCCAAAAGCGGCTTGGACAATCTGATTACTGCTAGTTACAAATTACTTAATCTCATTACCTTTATTACCACCGGCCCGGAAGAAACCAGAGCCTGGACAGTGGAAGATGGCGCCAAAGCCCCACAAGCGGCTGGAGTGATTCATACCGACTTTGCCAAAGGCTTTATCAGAGCCGAAGTCATAAATTGGCAGACCCTACTAGATGATGGCGGCTGGAATCAGGCCAAAGAAAAAGGACATATGCGTATGGAAGGCAAAGAATATATTATCAAAGATGGTGATACTGTCCATTTTCATTTTAACTAAATTTAATTACTAGCAATTTCCCACAAAGCCTGGCTGTTGTTTTGATCAACGGCTATTTGTTTTGCCTTCAATTCTTCGGCTTGTGGCCAGCAGAGACTAGCTATCACGTATTTTTGATTTGGCAATTCATTATTAGAGCTATCAAAGGGAATTAACCGAGATTTTAAAAGCAAAAATTGCCAACGATCAAAATTTCTGGAATAAGTATACGAATCCATAGTAGTAAATATTTTATCCCCTACACAGGTACGCCTTGTCATATCATAGTTTAAGCTGTCTATTTTTTCATTAATCACCAGAAACGCTAAATTATTATACTGCTCAAACAAGTTTGTTCTTACGGCTATATTGTATGAATAATACATGTAATTCATTAATAAATAAAAAAACATCAGCATCAATAAACCATATATAAATCTATTACTAAAAAATCTCCAAAGAATAATTATTACTAGTATTGATAGAGAAGTGATCTTAATAATTTTTACACCACCAAAAGTAATTATCCAGGCAAATAATCCTGGTATATTAAATAAAAGCGAATGACCACGTAAAAAATCGGCGGCTAGAAAATGCAAAATTATAGCTATACTAGCCAACATGACCAAAACAAAAATATAGTTTCTTAACCTAAAAAACTCTTTATAGATAGCCCATAAACCAAACAAAATCCACAACAATAAAAATGGATCATTATGTCTACCATAAATCACTATATCTGCTCTACCGCTACTTGCTGAAAAAAATAAAACTGAAACACCAAAAATTGTTAAAGATAAAAATAAAAACAATGAGAAAAATATATAAAAATTATTAGTCAAAAACTTTTTTTTATCTTTTTTGAATCCTCTCAAAATATTTTTTACCACATAAAAAAAGGCCAGGGGGAATATTCCAAAACTAGCTATACATAAATATAATACCTGACCAAAAAACTTAGAAAATATATATCTTATTTCTGACCAAGAAAAAATCCTAACCAACACATCCAAAATACTATACACATTAGGATCTGTCCAAGCCTTGGCTAAAATATATCCATTATAAATATAGGACATGGTAAATAAACCTAAAATAATCAATAGACTGAATATAGTTTTAGGCCAAGCAAATCTTTTTAAAATTGCCAATATAATCAAGATCACAACTACAACAAATACCAATGGTAAAGCCCTGAGATGAATAGCATAAAGAGAACCAAAAAATATACTAAAAAATATAAAATTGATATAAGATTCGTTTTTTAAAACTCGCCAAAATAATACAAAAGATAGGGTCATTATAAATGCAAACAGTGACTCTGAAGTAGCGGTACTAGCATACATAAATAATGATGGATAAAGGCAAGCCGCAAAAGAAATAAGAGCCGCTATTTTTTTATCAGCTGAAAATATATTCCTCAATAAATAATAAAACAAAAATACCAAAGCGCTAGCTAAAATGGCATTAAACAACAAGGCTATTTTATAAATCAATATAGCATTAGAAAAAATCAAAAATAATGGGCTGAGTAAAAGCCCATAACCAAAAGTACCGAAAGAATGCTCTATAAAATAAAAATTAATGCCCGTGGCAAAATAACGAGCATGAGCCAAAACTATCACTTCGTCAGGAATAACATTTGGAGTATAAAAAGATCTATTATAAAAAATATGCAACAAAAGCAAAATTAAAAAAAGGATAAATACTAATCTTTTTTTGAAAAATCCTGACATTTTTTTATT is a genomic window containing:
- a CDS encoding bifunctional 5,10-methylenetetrahydrofolate dehydrogenase/5,10-methenyltetrahydrofolate cyclohydrolase; amino-acid sequence: MDKIIDGQKLAEKIRQEIKQEICAKKLKPSLAVILVGSDPASQLYVSKKKKASQDVGIDFHEYLLEADSSQEKVLEVIDFLNKDTSVDAILVQLPLPKHLDTDTIIKAIDPKKDVDGFHPDNIKDFLNDKALITPGLPLGVLRILEHTNQNLENKTAVIVSKSTVFAGPMIKILEDRKIKVQQIMPDDKNLGAKTSQADILIVSCGKAFFIKEDMVKNDSIVIDIGTNKIDNNYVVGDVDYSAVFDKVKFITPVPGGVGPMTVAMLLYNTVKLAEAG
- a CDS encoding helix-turn-helix domain-containing protein, with the protein product MNIATTLKNIGFDDNKARVYQALLSLGTAPAGAIAAKSGIVRSTVYKILEELISDGLAENVEGKVKKFIALHPSALIRMLENKKTATENILPELLGIFTSPKFKPRLKFYEGLDGKKKVFADILTLQNDIVYTFSPIQEILTVFGKTYSKHFTEKRVKNKIWRYALRSIETTADKTKEWEFYGSDEKLMRQIRFLPPKIKCDTLIQIYADKISVVASHNENYAFIIESKELSGLMKQLFLWLWNTADKPSQ
- a CDS encoding ATP-dependent helicase is translated as MSQLDFKNELNKEQYEVVTSGKGPHLVLAGAGSGKTRTLTYRAAWLVDSGVDPARILLLTFTNKAASEMIARVRHLLGIRKDAKFPLWGGTFHSVANRLLRIYGKAIGVEPNFTIMDSDDSESLIKMISKEMLVNMSEKNKPSASLFKETISFATNSKLSIEEALETKFPEWMPLLEIFEKIAGEYQRRKKESNVLDFDDLLIFWKAMTEHPEVSKKLQDKWDYILVDEYQDTNTIQAEIIFNLAQTHKNILAVGDDAQSIYSFRAADIRNILEFPDRFSNTKIYKLETNYRSTPEILDLANDIIKANNYQFAKNLKAVKEAHVRPELVALMSHNQEASYIADKIEELIERGMRESDIAVLFRASSHSRALEMELNRRGINYEMRGGLRFFERAHVKDVLAYLKVLGNFRDEVSWMRVLHMYEGIGAVTAQLIYQKISALDKLEDILDFKIEIASKAAKSWSELIVTLEALLQHKDENLSKLLAIIINQYSFYLMSKYTDYKYRQDDLEQLALFATEYDSLELFLNEISLQESYSAKQNREQNQNAVVLSTVHQAKGLEWPAVFVMSMTDQSFPHPLSVSEEEREEERRLFYVAVTRAEKYLFLTYPLAMIRYDGLKQMKPSPFVVDIDSRLLQYNDLARSVTFAAEDGVEYTPEEGSFLPSVDDW
- the ychF gene encoding redox-regulated ATPase YchF produces the protein MSFSLGIVGLPNVGKSTLFQALTRNKVEASNYPFCTIDPNVGVVAVPDERLEKLALMSKSAKIIPTTIEFVDIAGLVKGASEGEGLGNKFLAHIREVDAIVQVVRRFEDKNVTHVHGNIDPEYDKQIINLELILADLDTVTKTYDKVVSKIKGPHDKQLDAEKIVLERVKEVLENNQLANTLEFKPEEKKLLRGYNLLTTKPIIYLYNIDEVDLSADLGLPENTIPICAKIEAELADLEANEAKEYLKELGIAKSGLDNLITASYKLLNLITFITTGPEETRAWTVEDGAKAPQAAGVIHTDFAKGFIRAEVINWQTLLDDGGWNQAKEKGHMRMEGKEYIIKDGDTVHFHFN
- a CDS encoding ribonuclease H-like domain-containing protein; its protein translation is MSENKDKIVLDLETKKTFDEVGGQHNRHLLGVSVVGVYSYNRNGYRAFKEEEFGELLELLKNTELVIGFNSKSFDFTVLQPYFKDFNLSTIGHLDILEEVVFALGHRLKLETVAQSTLGYGKSGAGLDAIFYYRQGDWDSLIKYCLDDVKVTKEVYDYGKEHGYIWYTNAGRKEKIVARWSNGNGKTVPDKIVAALKNGDQLEIEYMDDKGKTTIRKIDIQRIDGNKIKAHCHLRDAVRIFDVDKIKTAKVAGKMGSWQNTLL
- a CDS encoding serine hydroxymethyltransferase, yielding MTNIEKNDPQIAKILQQELRRQRQGAEMIASENFVSPAVLEAAGSVLTNKYSEGYPNKRYYGGNEFIDQSEQLAIDRAKKLFGAEHANVQPHAGSPANLAAYFALTDLGDTILGFSLAHGGHLTHGHPVNFSGKFYNFVHYGVDKKTELIDFDEVTKLAREHKPKIILAGASAYSRKIDFDKFKNIADEVGAYLMVDMAHIAGLVAVGLHPDPIPYADVVTTTTHKTLRGPRGAMILSKIEDRLHPDDKKNLAQKIDSAVFPGMQGGPLEHIIAAKAVAFKEALEPSFKDYQSQILKNCKVLENKFREADIRMVSGGTDNHLLMIDVTTVGLSGKEAETLLDKIHIFTNKNMIPYDPRTPFDPSGIRLGTAALTTRGLKEKDIEIISDIIIDTLKSKQAREENKTKVTELMKKFELYPEL